Proteins from one Triplophysa dalaica isolate WHDGS20190420 chromosome 6, ASM1584641v1, whole genome shotgun sequence genomic window:
- the LOC130425126 gene encoding GTPase IMAP family member 9-like translates to MDNSKKNLEVSDMRIVLLGRTGVGKSATGNTILGMDKFGESNSINSFTKICQAEKAQVDGRIISVIDSPGLCDTKMIEEQVASEIVKCVETSGPGPHVFLLIIRLDEKYNEEEKNIVTWIQKHFGEDAIKYTIILFTHSDALMEKTLDEYVKGCREIQSLISECGGRYHAFDNRKREKRDQVTELLKLVDKMVRNNRGKKYGNEMHKDLQKKIEWGSLKKTAKGYSKIALKVTETAAAATAAAVETAIRVGSENAEAAANEVAASGLKVAEEATEAVAKGVARA, encoded by the exons ATGGATAATTCAAAGAAAAACTTGGAAGTATCAG ATATGAGAATCGTTCTACTGGGTAGAACTGGAGTTGGAAAAAGTGCCACAGGAAACACTATACTGGGAATGGATAAGTTTGGAGAGAGCAATTCCATCAATTCCTTCACTAAAATCTGTCAGGCAGAAAAAGCCCAAGTGGACGGACGGATCATCTCAGTAATTGACAGTCCAGGACTGTGTGATACAAAAATGATTGAAGAGCAGGTTGCATCTGAGATAGTGAAATGTGTAGAAACGTCTGGTCCTGGTCCTCACGTGTTCCTGCTGATCATCAGACTGGATGAGAAATACAATGAAGAGGAGAAGAACATCGTGACATGGATTCAGAAGCACTTCGGAGAAGATGCTATAAAATACACCATCATTCTCTTTACTCATTCTGATGCTCTGATGGAAAAAACATTAGATGAATATGTAAAAGGATGTCGTGAAATACAGTCACTGATTAGTGAGTGTGGAGGTAGATATCACGCATTCGACAATCGAAAGAGAGAGAAGCGAGATCAGGTCACAGAGCTGCTAAAGTTGGTTGATAAAATGGTGAGAAATAATAGAGGCAAAAAATACGGCAATGAGATGCATAAAGATCTCCAGAAGAAGATTGAATGGgggagtttaaaaaaaacagcaaagggTTATAGCAAGATAGCATTAAAAGTAACagaaacagcagcagcagcaacgGCAGCAGCAGTAGAAACAGCAATACGAGTAGGATCAGAAAATGCAGAGGCAGCAGCGAATGAAGTAGCAGCATCAGGACTTAAAGTAGCAGAAGAAGCCACAGAAGCTGTAGCAAAAGGAGTAGCACGTGCATAA